In a single window of the Arthrobacter zhangbolii genome:
- a CDS encoding alcohol dehydrogenase catalytic domain-containing protein, protein MGIEGTRSIRGAVLETMGAERPYARSRPVAVRDLELDPPGPGEILVRIEAASLCHSDLSVVNGSRVRPLPMLLGHEAAGRVEELGDGVQDLSVGQRVVMAFLPRCGDCAGCRTDGKMPCIPGSAANNAGTLLGGGMRLRYPDGGEVRHHLGVSGFATHAVVNRKSVVPVEDDIPPQVAALLGCAVLTGGGAVLNPARPGRDDDVAIVGLGGVGMAALLTALSLDVRTVIGIDALPEKLIRAKELGADAVYTPQEAIEAGIRPALVIEAAGHPRAFETAVRITAPGGTTVTVGLPGPDQTSEITPLTLTAEARTIIGSYLGSAVPARDIPVYAQLWREGKLPVEELVSSTIALEDINAAMDTLADGHAIRQVILFD, encoded by the coding sequence ATGGGTATCGAGGGCACCAGGTCCATCCGGGGAGCGGTCCTCGAAACCATGGGCGCCGAGCGCCCCTACGCCCGTTCCCGGCCCGTAGCTGTGCGGGACTTGGAACTCGATCCGCCGGGGCCGGGGGAGATCCTGGTGCGCATCGAGGCGGCCAGCCTGTGCCACTCGGACCTGTCGGTGGTGAACGGCAGCCGGGTGCGGCCCTTGCCCATGCTGCTCGGGCATGAAGCGGCGGGCAGGGTGGAGGAGCTGGGCGACGGCGTTCAGGATCTCAGTGTGGGGCAGCGGGTAGTGATGGCCTTCCTGCCGCGCTGCGGCGACTGCGCGGGCTGCCGGACGGACGGCAAAATGCCCTGCATTCCCGGCAGCGCGGCCAATAACGCCGGCACGCTTCTTGGGGGCGGGATGCGGCTGCGTTACCCCGACGGCGGGGAAGTGCGTCACCATCTGGGCGTTTCCGGCTTCGCGACCCACGCGGTGGTCAACCGGAAGTCCGTGGTGCCGGTGGAGGACGATATTCCGCCTCAGGTAGCCGCCCTGCTGGGCTGCGCCGTCCTTACCGGCGGCGGAGCCGTGCTGAACCCCGCGCGTCCGGGCCGGGACGACGACGTCGCAATAGTCGGGCTCGGAGGGGTGGGCATGGCAGCCCTCCTGACGGCGCTGTCGCTGGATGTCCGCACGGTCATCGGCATTGATGCACTGCCGGAGAAACTCATCCGGGCCAAGGAACTGGGCGCTGACGCGGTGTATACCCCGCAGGAGGCGATTGAGGCCGGCATCCGCCCGGCGCTGGTGATCGAGGCAGCCGGGCATCCCCGGGCCTTTGAAACAGCGGTGCGGATCACTGCGCCCGGCGGCACCACCGTGACAGTGGGCCTTCCCGGCCCGGACCAGACCTCGGAGATCACTCCGCTCACCTTGACGGCCGAGGCCAGGACCATCATCGGCAGCTACCTCGGTTCTGCCGTGCCTGCACGCGATATTCCGGTGTATGCACAGCTCTGGCGGGAGGGAAAACTTCCGGTGGAGGAACTGGTCTCCTCCACGATCGCCCTGGAGGACATCAACGCTGCCATGGACACCCTTGCGGACGGCCACGCGATCCGCCAGGTGATTCTTTTTGACTAG
- a CDS encoding helix-turn-helix domain-containing protein yields the protein MSESSATVPALPDKDTLALKRALAAGDVTVFVDGTALRLPDAARDAVLELLSRLARGDAVKISTPAPADPPLPAGPVPLLTTSQAAAAAGISHTYLRNLTDAGIIPVQYRGSHRRIRMEDIQAWLESQSAAKAARETAGPGGTDS from the coding sequence ATGAGTGAGAGTTCCGCGACCGTACCGGCACTGCCGGACAAAGACACCCTTGCCTTAAAGCGTGCCCTGGCCGCCGGGGATGTGACCGTCTTTGTGGACGGGACCGCCCTGCGGCTTCCGGACGCAGCCAGGGACGCGGTGCTGGAGCTGCTCTCCCGCCTGGCCCGGGGCGATGCCGTCAAGATCTCCACCCCGGCTCCTGCGGACCCGCCCCTTCCTGCCGGGCCGGTGCCGCTGCTGACCACCTCGCAGGCCGCCGCCGCCGCCGGAATTTCACACACCTACCTGCGGAACCTGACCGACGCCGGCATCATCCCGGTGCAGTACCGCGGTTCGCACCGCCGCATCCGGATGGAAGACATCCAGGCCTGGCTTGAATCCCAAAGTGCCGCCAAAGCGGCGCGCGAAACCGCCGGCCCGGGCGGAACGGACAGCTGA
- the ald gene encoding alanine dehydrogenase codes for MIIGIPKEIKNNEFRVAITASGVHELLTHGHEVLVQSGAGTGSNISDAEYAAAGARILDSADDVWSQAAMILKVKEPIASEYRHFRPGLILFTYLHLAAEAELTSVLLESGVTAIAYETVQRGRALPLLAPMSEVAGRLSVQVGAQSLMAPAGGPGLLLGGVPGVRPAKVVVLGAGVAGTNAAAAAVGAHADVTVLDINIDRLRELDAQYAGRIKTVASNAFEIERAVLDADLVIGSVLIPGAKAPKLVTNAMVARMKPGSVLVDIAVDQGGCFEDSHPTTHEEPTFRVHGSLFYCVANMPGAVPNTSTYALTNVTLPYAVALADRGVTGAFERYPELAHGLNIAGGRVTHSSVSAAHGLELASDWPELVNS; via the coding sequence GTGATCATCGGTATCCCCAAGGAAATCAAGAACAATGAATTCCGCGTAGCAATCACTGCCTCGGGAGTGCACGAGCTCCTTACCCACGGCCATGAGGTGCTGGTACAAAGCGGTGCCGGCACCGGTTCAAATATTTCCGACGCGGAGTATGCCGCGGCCGGAGCGCGGATCCTGGACTCAGCCGACGACGTCTGGTCCCAGGCCGCCATGATCCTCAAGGTGAAGGAACCCATCGCCTCCGAATACCGCCATTTCCGGCCGGGCCTCATTCTCTTCACCTACCTGCACCTCGCTGCGGAGGCGGAACTGACCTCTGTCCTGCTGGAATCCGGTGTCACCGCCATTGCGTATGAAACCGTGCAGCGCGGCAGGGCCCTGCCACTGCTTGCCCCCATGTCCGAAGTTGCCGGGCGGCTCTCGGTCCAGGTCGGAGCCCAGTCCCTGATGGCTCCCGCCGGCGGTCCCGGGCTGCTGCTGGGCGGCGTGCCGGGAGTCCGTCCCGCCAAGGTGGTGGTGCTGGGCGCCGGAGTCGCCGGCACCAATGCCGCTGCGGCCGCCGTCGGCGCCCATGCCGACGTCACCGTGCTGGACATCAATATTGACCGGTTGCGCGAACTTGATGCCCAGTACGCCGGGCGGATCAAAACCGTGGCATCCAACGCGTTTGAAATCGAGCGTGCCGTGCTGGACGCGGACCTCGTGATCGGCTCCGTGCTGATCCCCGGTGCCAAGGCCCCCAAGCTGGTCACCAATGCCATGGTGGCACGGATGAAACCCGGCAGTGTCCTGGTGGATATCGCCGTGGACCAGGGCGGCTGCTTCGAGGACAGCCACCCCACCACACACGAGGAACCGACGTTCCGGGTGCACGGATCGCTGTTCTACTGCGTGGCAAATATGCCCGGCGCAGTGCCGAACACGTCCACCTATGCCCTGACCAATGTGACGCTGCCCTACGCAGTGGCCCTGGCTGACCGCGGCGTCACCGGCGCTTTCGAGCGGTATCCCGAGCTGGCCCACGGCCTGAATATCGCCGGCGGACGGGTCACCCACTCCTCCGTGTCCGCGGCACATGGCCTTGAGCTGGCTTCGGACTGGCCTGAACTGGTCAACTCCTAG
- a CDS encoding MFS transporter, which translates to MHIKDRIEEARMSPRQVAIIAICTMLYMIDGFDVLVMAFTASHVEAEWGLNGAQLGYLLSAALVGMAVGSIFVSTVADIIGRQKTLLIGVCIVALGMLASFFAPSYAVLVALRFVTGIAIGTLQATINVFASEFSNAKRRSTALAIVSIGQPIGGVLGGIVTGVLISQYGWRSAFMFGAVVTFLMIPLVMKVFPESVDYLLVRRPAGALERVNRSLRAIGQPAVDVLPERVHQQHHKSRFADILTGYNARRTILLALAYFILMASFYFANSWTPKLITASGFSAQDGINAGILFSVGAIVGAVMLGLFGARFPMRKVLAVFFVIGAATFVVFANSTTGSLGWALFAAALVGFGSNAPIAGMLAISPTYYTSDVRGTALGLVIGMGRVGAIVSPILAGALIDGGWTPGDLYFLFVIPMALGAVVISLLGKPVLRGPAAKADIPVH; encoded by the coding sequence ATGCACATCAAGGACCGGATCGAAGAAGCCCGGATGAGTCCCCGGCAGGTGGCCATCATTGCCATCTGCACCATGCTGTACATGATCGACGGATTTGACGTTCTGGTCATGGCATTCACTGCCAGCCACGTGGAGGCGGAGTGGGGGCTGAACGGCGCGCAACTGGGCTACCTGCTGAGCGCCGCACTGGTGGGAATGGCCGTCGGGTCGATCTTCGTCTCGACCGTGGCCGACATTATCGGCCGGCAGAAGACCCTGCTGATCGGCGTCTGCATCGTTGCCCTCGGCATGCTGGCCTCCTTCTTTGCCCCCAGCTATGCCGTGCTGGTGGCCCTGCGTTTTGTGACCGGCATAGCCATTGGAACCCTGCAGGCAACCATCAATGTTTTTGCCTCCGAGTTCTCCAACGCCAAGCGCCGCTCCACGGCGCTGGCCATTGTCAGCATCGGCCAGCCGATCGGCGGTGTTCTTGGCGGCATAGTCACCGGGGTGCTGATCAGCCAGTACGGCTGGCGGTCAGCGTTTATGTTCGGCGCCGTCGTGACCTTCCTGATGATTCCGCTGGTGATGAAGGTCTTCCCGGAATCCGTGGACTATCTGCTGGTACGGCGCCCGGCCGGTGCCTTGGAACGGGTCAACCGGAGCCTGCGTGCCATTGGCCAGCCCGCCGTGGACGTGCTGCCCGAACGGGTGCACCAGCAGCATCACAAGTCCCGCTTTGCGGACATCCTCACCGGTTACAACGCCCGGCGCACCATCCTGCTGGCGCTGGCCTACTTCATCCTGATGGCCAGCTTCTACTTCGCGAACTCGTGGACGCCTAAACTGATCACCGCCAGCGGCTTCTCGGCCCAGGACGGGATCAATGCCGGCATTCTCTTCAGCGTGGGCGCCATCGTGGGCGCGGTCATGCTGGGCCTGTTTGGGGCCCGCTTCCCCATGCGGAAGGTGCTGGCCGTCTTCTTCGTGATCGGTGCGGCAACGTTTGTGGTGTTCGCCAATTCCACTACCGGTTCACTCGGCTGGGCACTGTTTGCCGCGGCGCTGGTGGGCTTCGGGTCCAATGCGCCCATCGCCGGCATGCTGGCCATCAGCCCCACCTACTACACCAGTGACGTGCGCGGCACTGCGCTGGGACTGGTGATTGGTATGGGTCGGGTGGGTGCCATCGTGTCCCCGATCCTGGCCGGTGCCCTGATCGACGGCGGCTGGACCCCCGGCGACCTGTACTTCCTGTTCGTGATTCCCATGGCGCTGGGCGCCGTCGTCATCTCGCTGCTGGGCAAGCCGGTGCTGCGCGGACCCGCCGCCAAGGCGGACATCCCGGTCCACTAA
- a CDS encoding NADPH-dependent FMN reductase encodes MSTTILTLVGSLRAGSVNRQLAETAAAGAPEGVEVQIFDRLGEIPFYNEDIDAEGTIPETAQALRNAAAASDGLLLISPEYNGTMPAVLKNAIDWLSRPFGASPISGMPTAVIGAAFGQYGGVWAQDDARKSVGIAGARVVEEVRLAIGSSVTRYAELHPKDDAETVAQLDEALRVLADASVSAV; translated from the coding sequence TTGAGCACCACAATCTTGACCCTCGTCGGCAGCCTGCGCGCCGGTTCCGTTAACCGCCAGCTCGCCGAAACTGCCGCAGCGGGCGCCCCGGAAGGCGTCGAGGTTCAGATCTTTGACCGGCTTGGCGAGATCCCCTTCTACAACGAAGACATTGACGCCGAGGGAACTATTCCCGAGACGGCACAGGCCCTTCGCAACGCTGCCGCCGCCTCCGACGGCCTGCTGCTGATCAGCCCCGAGTACAACGGGACCATGCCGGCCGTCCTCAAGAACGCCATCGACTGGCTGTCCCGTCCGTTTGGCGCCAGCCCCATCTCCGGAATGCCCACCGCGGTTATCGGCGCTGCCTTCGGCCAGTACGGCGGCGTTTGGGCCCAGGATGATGCCCGCAAGTCGGTGGGAATCGCCGGCGCCCGCGTGGTCGAGGAAGTACGCCTGGCCATCGGCAGCTCGGTAACCCGTTACGCCGAACTGCACCCGAAGGACGATGCAGAGACCGTGGCCCAGCTGGACGAAGCCCTCCGCGTGCTGGCCGACGCCTCTGTTTCCGCCGTCTAG
- a CDS encoding lantibiotic dehydratase C-terminal domain-containing protein, whose amino-acid sequence MSQLAAVRPASRTQTGTHWWSLSIHTGGFDVADGIIGELVTPLAAQAQILGAQRWYYTRCADPAHAHVKLKVLAGMDTLDRLQSLLAALQDQSSGVLGHLETSHQITEPATDRLSPGGGEPQDPRVEADLAKYGGVEGLSLAEEVFELSSDLASWATARFPKVQNRWALGSLLLFDAARSMMKGPRASAWPDRRRLSWDYYWDSHLRSCTAGFGPRAAGVRQAMSVQVGAKVMPTHRLMAATAAESAVENWRRRWFRGIDTYLYRADKARLSRSAQHLTVYQAHMLLNRLGLSLREEAAMGLYARTWSPERESVLLDKR is encoded by the coding sequence ATGAGTCAGCTAGCTGCAGTTCGACCAGCCTCACGGACGCAAACCGGCACTCATTGGTGGTCTCTCTCCATCCACACCGGGGGCTTCGATGTAGCGGACGGCATCATTGGAGAGCTGGTTACCCCGCTGGCGGCTCAGGCCCAGATCCTGGGCGCGCAGCGCTGGTATTACACCCGATGTGCCGACCCGGCCCACGCTCACGTAAAGCTGAAAGTGTTGGCCGGCATGGACACCCTGGACCGGCTGCAGTCGCTGTTGGCGGCGCTGCAGGACCAGTCCAGCGGTGTTCTGGGCCATCTGGAAACCAGCCACCAGATCACCGAACCCGCTACGGACCGGTTGAGCCCCGGCGGCGGTGAACCGCAGGACCCCCGCGTGGAGGCGGACCTGGCCAAGTACGGCGGCGTGGAGGGCCTGTCCCTCGCCGAAGAGGTTTTTGAGCTTTCCTCGGATCTGGCCAGCTGGGCAACGGCACGCTTTCCCAAGGTCCAGAACCGCTGGGCCCTCGGGTCACTGCTGCTTTTCGATGCAGCGCGGAGCATGATGAAGGGCCCGCGGGCATCGGCCTGGCCGGACCGCCGGAGGCTCTCCTGGGACTACTACTGGGACAGCCACCTGCGTAGCTGCACCGCCGGATTCGGCCCGCGCGCAGCGGGTGTGCGCCAGGCAATGTCGGTGCAGGTGGGCGCCAAGGTGATGCCGACCCACCGGCTGATGGCGGCGACGGCGGCGGAATCGGCCGTCGAAAACTGGCGGCGCCGCTGGTTCCGGGGAATCGATACCTACCTGTACCGGGCGGACAAGGCCCGGCTTAGCCGAAGCGCACAGCACCTGACTGTCTATCAGGCACACATGCTCCTGAACCGGCTCGGTCTGAGCCTGCGCGAGGAAGCTGCCATGGGACTGTACGCACGCACATGGAGCCCTGAACGCGAATCGGTTCTGCTCGACAAGCGCTGA
- a CDS encoding helix-turn-helix transcriptional regulator, whose product MLSHASLDVYRFAVSRPGWTAEEASEALGYTSRVIDAAIAELTSRCLLLKQAADCPSYTAVSPEVALAELVDPDERALLELRGRINARRREMAALTPAYAEARKRLAADSSVEVVEDQEKVQRVLIEYGRSATDRVLIARPGQGANADIHEDSVQKDLDLLRSGVRRQTLYHSSTRDHVPTRKAVETITEAGGQFRTLPYMPLRTLIFDEKVAVVARQLHPGDMAGLVVRDPNLIRIFSLLFEFAWGLAEPFLTESPGREELTSTQRSVLTALAAGHSDEAIARRVGISVRTCRRHIAWMLEELGAESRFQAGIKAHKAGWI is encoded by the coding sequence GTGCTGTCTCATGCTTCTCTGGATGTTTACCGATTTGCCGTCAGCCGTCCGGGGTGGACGGCTGAAGAGGCATCGGAAGCCCTGGGGTATACGAGCCGGGTCATCGATGCCGCAATAGCGGAGCTCACCTCGCGCTGCCTGCTGCTCAAGCAGGCTGCGGACTGCCCCAGCTACACGGCCGTTTCCCCGGAGGTGGCCCTTGCTGAACTGGTGGATCCGGACGAGCGGGCGCTGTTGGAACTACGCGGAAGAATCAATGCCCGACGCCGGGAAATGGCCGCACTGACGCCGGCCTATGCCGAGGCCCGCAAGCGTCTTGCCGCGGATTCCTCGGTGGAAGTGGTGGAGGACCAGGAGAAGGTCCAGCGCGTGCTCATCGAATACGGTCGCAGTGCCACGGACCGCGTTCTGATTGCGCGCCCGGGGCAGGGCGCCAATGCCGACATTCACGAGGACAGTGTGCAAAAGGACCTGGATCTGCTGCGCAGCGGCGTCCGGCGCCAGACGCTTTACCATTCCAGCACCCGGGACCACGTTCCCACCCGCAAGGCCGTGGAAACCATCACCGAAGCGGGCGGACAATTCCGCACGCTGCCCTATATGCCCCTGCGCACCCTGATCTTCGATGAAAAAGTGGCAGTGGTGGCCCGGCAGCTCCATCCCGGCGACATGGCAGGGCTGGTAGTACGGGATCCCAACCTGATCCGCATTTTCAGCCTGCTCTTTGAGTTCGCCTGGGGGCTGGCGGAGCCCTTCCTCACCGAAAGCCCGGGCCGGGAGGAACTCACCAGCACGCAGCGCTCGGTTCTCACCGCCCTGGCCGCGGGGCATTCGGACGAGGCCATTGCGCGCCGGGTCGGCATCAGCGTCCGGACCTGCCGCCGGCACATCGCCTGGATGCTGGAGGAACTGGGCGCCGAAAGCCGGTTCCAGGCCGGGATCAAGGCACACAAAGCGGGCTGGATTTAG
- a CDS encoding PLP-dependent aminotransferase family protein gives MTREEFSNAVELPVDTMAALERAAESHRHEMLFSNRAFHIKQSAVRDVFDISIQPGLISLAGGSPYLKSLPLEDLGRTAQRIISDHGLEALQYGGGQGMEELRRQACEVMAAEGITDADPADIVITTGSQSAQDVAAKVFCDPGDVILCEDPTYVGALNAFEAYEVDVRTVPMDADGLVPEALEQQIRALQAEGKTIKLLYTIPSFNNPSGVTLTEARRQAVVDICSRNNILILEDNPYGLLRFDGRPLRPMRASNPQDVLYLGSFSKIFAPGVRLGWALVPRHLYRRFYLACEAVVLCPSPLTQMLVSAYLREYDWMGHIRDSRELYAERCSTMLAALEEHLPGDVSWTRPEGGFFIWVTLPDGVDTYPLLYEAIDAGTVFIPGAAFTPGEGPSNKLRLAFSAVSPEDIREGVRRLAPILRAAVDKAKVRRAG, from the coding sequence ATGACCCGCGAGGAATTCTCCAATGCAGTAGAACTACCCGTTGACACCATGGCCGCACTGGAGCGTGCCGCCGAATCCCACCGGCACGAAATGCTCTTTTCAAACCGCGCCTTCCACATCAAGCAGTCGGCGGTGCGGGATGTCTTCGACATCTCCATCCAACCCGGCCTGATTTCCCTGGCCGGCGGCAGCCCGTACCTGAAGTCGCTGCCGCTGGAGGACCTGGGCAGGACGGCCCAGCGGATCATCAGCGACCACGGCCTGGAGGCGCTGCAGTACGGCGGCGGCCAGGGCATGGAGGAACTGCGCCGGCAGGCCTGCGAGGTCATGGCCGCAGAAGGGATTACCGACGCCGATCCGGCGGACATTGTCATCACCACAGGCTCCCAGTCAGCGCAGGACGTCGCAGCCAAGGTGTTCTGCGATCCCGGGGACGTCATTCTCTGCGAAGATCCCACATACGTCGGCGCCCTCAACGCCTTTGAAGCCTACGAAGTGGACGTCCGCACCGTCCCGATGGACGCCGACGGCCTGGTTCCGGAGGCCCTGGAGCAACAGATCCGCGCGCTGCAGGCGGAGGGCAAGACCATCAAGCTGCTGTACACCATCCCCAGCTTCAACAACCCCAGCGGGGTAACCCTCACCGAGGCCCGGCGCCAGGCCGTGGTGGATATCTGCAGCCGCAACAACATCCTCATCCTCGAAGACAATCCGTACGGGCTGCTCCGCTTTGACGGCCGGCCACTGCGGCCCATGCGCGCATCAAACCCACAGGACGTGCTGTACCTTGGGTCCTTCTCCAAGATCTTTGCGCCCGGAGTCCGGCTGGGCTGGGCACTGGTGCCGCGGCACCTGTACCGGCGCTTCTACCTGGCCTGCGAGGCGGTGGTCCTGTGCCCCTCCCCGCTGACCCAGATGCTGGTATCCGCATACCTGCGCGAGTATGACTGGATGGGCCATATCCGGGACTCCCGGGAGCTCTATGCCGAACGCTGCTCCACGATGCTCGCCGCACTGGAGGAACATCTGCCCGGGGACGTTTCCTGGACCCGCCCCGAGGGCGGCTTCTTCATCTGGGTGACCCTGCCGGACGGGGTGGACACCTATCCCCTGCTCTACGAGGCGATCGACGCCGGCACCGTCTTTATCCCCGGCGCGGCCTTCACACCCGGTGAAGGGCCCTCAAACAAGCTGCGGCTGGCCTTCAGCGCCGTGTCGCCGGAGGACATCCGGGAGGGTGTCCGCAGGCTGGCACCGATACTGAGGGCCGCCGTCGACAAGGCCAAGGTGCGCCGCGCCGGTTAA
- a CDS encoding dihydrolipoamide acetyltransferase family protein, translating into MTEKTFNLPDVGEGLTEADIVEWKVKAGDTVAVNDVIVEIETAKSLVELPSPYAGTVASLLVREGETVDVGTPIISVAVDGGAAGADRDGTDDALPAARTPEQTPADSSPEAPSASLTGTGPKPDAVKRRPRRRSTVPADAAPSTPAADAPAAPRTQTPGAASPERTQPSRTPQAGPEPTPAAAAAAAVQDRVNRLIQRVLAKPPVRKAAKDLGINLADVPATGAGGEVTKQDLISYQAQREAERESAPQFWTPGAGAKESRIERIPVKGVRRATAKAMVSSAFSAPHVSIFVDVDASRTMEFVKRLKTSKDFEGIRVSPLLILARAVIWAAARNPSVNASWAGDEILIKHFMNLGIAAATPRGLMVPNIKDAQDLSLKELAVALNSLASTAREGRTPPADMQGGTLTITNIGSLGIDTGTPIINPGEVAIVAFGTIKQKPWVVDGEVVPRWITTLGGSFDHRVVDGDLSARFMADVAAILEEPALLLD; encoded by the coding sequence ATGACTGAAAAGACATTCAACCTGCCGGACGTGGGCGAAGGCCTGACCGAAGCCGACATCGTCGAGTGGAAGGTCAAGGCGGGCGACACAGTTGCCGTCAATGACGTCATCGTCGAAATTGAAACCGCAAAGTCCCTGGTTGAGCTGCCCTCTCCCTACGCCGGTACGGTGGCATCACTCCTGGTCCGCGAGGGCGAAACCGTCGACGTCGGCACGCCCATCATCAGCGTGGCGGTCGACGGCGGGGCGGCCGGCGCTGACCGCGATGGCACTGATGATGCGCTTCCCGCGGCACGGACACCGGAACAGACTCCCGCGGACTCCTCGCCCGAAGCGCCGTCCGCGTCCCTGACCGGCACCGGACCCAAGCCGGACGCCGTCAAACGCCGCCCGCGGCGTCGTTCCACCGTGCCGGCGGATGCAGCACCGTCTACACCCGCCGCCGACGCCCCGGCTGCACCCCGGACTCAGACCCCGGGAGCAGCGTCCCCGGAGCGGACGCAGCCGTCCCGGACACCGCAGGCCGGCCCGGAACCAACCCCGGCAGCCGCAGCAGCGGCTGCTGTCCAGGACCGGGTGAACCGGCTGATCCAGCGGGTACTGGCCAAGCCGCCGGTGCGGAAGGCCGCCAAGGACCTGGGCATCAACCTGGCGGACGTCCCCGCGACCGGGGCCGGCGGTGAGGTGACCAAGCAGGACCTCATCAGCTATCAGGCCCAGCGGGAGGCGGAGCGGGAATCAGCGCCACAGTTCTGGACTCCCGGAGCGGGAGCAAAGGAGTCCCGGATTGAGCGGATTCCCGTGAAGGGGGTCCGCCGGGCTACGGCCAAGGCCATGGTGTCCAGCGCCTTCAGTGCACCGCACGTGAGCATCTTTGTGGACGTGGATGCCTCCCGCACCATGGAGTTCGTCAAGCGGCTGAAGACATCCAAGGATTTTGAGGGCATCAGGGTCTCCCCGCTGCTGATCCTGGCCCGGGCGGTCATCTGGGCCGCAGCCCGCAACCCCTCCGTCAACGCGTCCTGGGCGGGCGACGAAATCCTGATCAAGCACTTTATGAACCTCGGCATCGCCGCGGCAACGCCCCGCGGCCTGATGGTGCCCAACATCAAGGACGCGCAGGATCTCTCACTGAAGGAACTCGCGGTTGCCCTGAACTCCCTGGCCTCCACCGCGCGGGAAGGCAGGACGCCGCCGGCGGACATGCAGGGTGGAACCCTGACCATCACGAACATCGGTTCGCTGGGCATTGATACCGGCACCCCCATCATCAATCCCGGCGAAGTGGCGATTGTCGCCTTTGGCACCATCAAGCAGAAACCGTGGGTGGTGGACGGGGAAGTGGTTCCGCGCTGGATCACCACACTCGGCGGCTCCTTTGACCACCGCGTGGTCGACGGCGATCTCTCCGCACGGTTCATGGCCGACGTGGCGGCAATTCTCGAGGAACCGGCCCTGCTCCTGGATTAG
- a CDS encoding alpha-ketoacid dehydrogenase subunit beta, producing the protein MSTTMTMAKAINAGLRAALESHPNSLLMGEDIGSLGGVYRVTEGLKADFGADRVMDTPLAESGIIGTAIGLALRGYLPVCEIQFDGFVFPGFNQITTQLAKMHSRSEGNLSAPVVIRIPYGGGIGSIEHHSESPEALFAHTAGLRIITPSNPQDAYWMIQQAVACKDPVIVFEPKRRYWLKGDVDTSAPTSDPFSAQIVREGTDATIVTYGPLVPVALAAAAAAEEDGRSVEVVDLRSISPIDFDTITDSVKKTGRLIVTHEAPTFGGIGGEIAARVAERAFLSLEAPVLRVGGFHMPYPVAKVEEHYLPDIDRLLEALDRSFAY; encoded by the coding sequence ATGAGCACCACCATGACCATGGCCAAGGCCATCAACGCCGGCCTGCGCGCAGCGTTGGAATCCCATCCGAACTCGCTGCTGATGGGCGAGGACATCGGTTCCCTCGGCGGCGTTTACCGGGTCACCGAAGGGCTGAAGGCAGATTTTGGCGCCGACCGCGTGATGGACACCCCGCTGGCCGAATCCGGCATCATCGGAACTGCCATCGGACTGGCCCTGCGCGGCTACCTGCCGGTGTGTGAAATCCAGTTCGACGGCTTTGTCTTCCCGGGGTTCAACCAGATCACCACGCAGCTGGCCAAGATGCACTCGCGCAGCGAGGGCAACCTCAGTGCCCCGGTGGTCATCAGGATTCCCTACGGCGGCGGCATCGGTTCCATCGAACACCATTCCGAATCGCCCGAGGCGCTCTTTGCCCACACGGCCGGACTGCGCATCATCACGCCGTCGAACCCGCAGGACGCCTACTGGATGATCCAGCAGGCCGTGGCCTGCAAGGACCCGGTGATCGTTTTTGAACCCAAGCGCCGGTACTGGCTCAAGGGCGACGTCGACACCTCGGCACCCACCTCGGATCCGTTCTCCGCGCAGATTGTCCGCGAAGGCACCGATGCCACCATCGTGACCTACGGGCCCCTGGTGCCCGTGGCCCTGGCCGCAGCAGCTGCCGCGGAGGAGGACGGCCGGTCCGTGGAGGTAGTGGACCTGCGGTCCATATCGCCCATCGACTTCGACACCATCACGGACTCGGTGAAGAAAACGGGCCGGTTGATCGTGACGCATGAGGCACCGACGTTCGGCGGCATTGGCGGCGAGATTGCCGCCCGAGTGGCCGAGCGGGCGTTCCTGTCGCTGGAAGCGCCGGTGCTGCGTGTCGGCGGCTTCCATATGCCCTATCCGGTGGCCAAGGTCGAAGAACACTACCTGCCGGACATTGACCGGCTGCTCGAGGCGCTGGACCGTTCCTTCGCCTACTGA